From Staphylothermus hellenicus DSM 12710, a single genomic window includes:
- a CDS encoding zinc ribbon domain-containing protein, with translation MQGSSLVIREDVRMYSVDFSDERIRELITWYVKSLQRAIDEIWENMEWKYDFKRRYAKVRIPVIPRNKEFKKYLRDKLMKDNPYTKHWVDAVIRTAYSIMENWRKRYVKGMARKKKPTVKRRFARCKITLMKVDYSRKTIRITLKPYEYIEVSYANQWFSKRIDEWKVGGVVLKDDRVLIPFKKENTYRVNREIAWDCNEKTIDGFSPQMGFVQVDLRKLITARIRYQEKRSRIQSLMKRKPKSARKLWEKYSRRERNVCRDIERKIAIEIVNAFPNTLHIFEKLNKQKMISKRKNKNKNLRKRVARISWINIIREVEMRAPVKKVDPYFTSKTCPLCGYVNKDLRGQVFECPRCGWRIDRQKNASINIYLKMKGFPPSPNTFYRVVTKRMIHSGKVWMRRGSGVTQIGGETNEMLPNERGDEAGVPQSLHRQIKAYVG, from the coding sequence ATGCAAGGAAGCTCATTAGTGATCCGTGAAGATGTGAGGATGTATTCTGTTGATTTCAGCGATGAAAGGATCAGGGAGCTTATCACATGGTACGTAAAGTCGTTGCAGAGAGCAATAGATGAGATTTGGGAGAACATGGAGTGGAAATATGACTTCAAGAGAAGATATGCAAAGGTCCGAATACCCGTAATTCCTAGGAATAAAGAATTCAAGAAATATCTGAGAGACAAGCTGATGAAGGATAATCCATACACTAAACACTGGGTTGATGCTGTGATAAGGACAGCATACAGTATCATGGAGAATTGGAGGAAAAGATACGTCAAAGGAATGGCTAGGAAGAAAAAGCCTACGGTGAAGAGAAGATTTGCTAGGTGCAAGATAACATTGATGAAGGTTGATTACTCAAGAAAAACCATAAGGATAACGTTGAAGCCGTATGAGTATATTGAGGTAAGCTATGCTAATCAATGGTTTAGTAAGAGAATAGATGAGTGGAAAGTTGGGGGAGTTGTACTGAAGGATGATAGAGTATTAATACCGTTCAAAAAGGAGAATACATACAGAGTTAACCGTGAGATTGCATGGGACTGTAATGAAAAAACTATCGATGGCTTCTCTCCTCAGATGGGTTTTGTCCAGGTTGATCTGAGGAAGTTAATTACTGCTAGGATAAGGTATCAGGAGAAGAGATCGAGGATCCAGTCATTGATGAAGAGAAAACCTAAAAGTGCTAGGAAACTCTGGGAGAAGTATAGCAGAAGAGAGAGGAATGTCTGCAGGGATATTGAGAGGAAGATTGCAATAGAAATTGTAAATGCATTCCCAAACACTCTACACATCTTTGAGAAGTTAAATAAGCAGAAAATGATAAGCAAAAGGAAAAACAAAAACAAGAATCTTAGGAAGAGGGTAGCAAGAATAAGCTGGATCAATATAATTAGAGAAGTTGAGATGAGAGCTCCTGTTAAAAAGGTTGATCCATATTTTACATCAAAGACCTGCCCCCTATGCGGGTATGTGAATAAAGACCTGAGGGGGCAGGTTTTCGAGTGTCCGAGATGCGGGTGGAGAATTGATAGGCAGAAGAATGCAAGCATAAACATCTATCTCAAGATGAAGGGTTTTCCTCCCTCCCCAAACACCTTCTACAGAGTGGTGACAAAAAGAATGATCCACTCTGGGAAGGTGTGGATGAGGAGGGGGAGTGGGGTTACCCAGATCGGGGGCGAGACCAATGAAATGCTCCCCAATGAAAGGGGAGACGAGGCCGGTGTGCCCCAAAGCCTACATAGGCAAATCAAAGCCTATGTAGGCTGA
- a CDS encoding CBS domain-containing protein: MLRGVLVATQDMPVEAVAEVMAKHDIPLVPVIDDDGKVIGVITYEDIIRAYLEGAKPGRVRVPVKIPLPIPVRAEERIQYVSREQALTQVLVEKAAPVERAGILADDIMVEELPAITINDTVEHARKEMLRRKTDYLLVLDEEENIVGVVTKWNMLYALGLKGPLWRRRTKDRYFIDYIMTRNVPRVNPDTPIEDVALEMVNSESEVVFVVNESGEIIGYITKDQIIDAARKLLVDLLVENVILPGKTGSVHPFHSLYHVVNKMKALYLDALTVYDGSRVLGVVSANRLLFVAFEDAVTGIKSRRLIWVRKLVRGAARRGRYVKITPLVALDVMVPYKKYISPNTLLTRAIDLMKEANLNGIPVLSDDRQVVSIISKNDILRELARRAKKLVKVEKKIIEKREEKAKT; the protein is encoded by the coding sequence ATGCTGAGAGGGGTCCTTGTAGCAACCCAGGATATGCCTGTCGAAGCTGTTGCGGAGGTAATGGCTAAACACGATATACCATTGGTGCCGGTGATTGATGATGATGGAAAAGTTATTGGTGTAATAACTTATGAAGACATTATAAGAGCTTATCTAGAAGGAGCAAAGCCTGGACGCGTACGTGTACCCGTTAAGATACCGTTGCCAATACCTGTTAGAGCAGAGGAGCGTATACAGTATGTTTCCCGCGAACAAGCATTAACACAGGTACTCGTTGAGAAAGCTGCGCCTGTTGAGAGAGCAGGTATACTGGCCGATGATATAATGGTTGAGGAACTACCAGCGATCACTATAAACGATACCGTAGAGCATGCACGCAAAGAAATGCTTAGGAGAAAAACAGATTATCTCCTAGTACTAGATGAGGAAGAAAACATTGTAGGTGTGGTTACCAAGTGGAACATGCTGTACGCTCTAGGTCTTAAAGGGCCCTTGTGGAGGAGGAGAACTAAGGATAGATACTTCATCGACTATATTATGACAAGGAATGTTCCAAGAGTAAATCCTGACACACCCATAGAAGATGTTGCTCTAGAAATGGTTAACTCGGAATCAGAAGTTGTATTCGTAGTTAATGAATCAGGCGAGATAATAGGTTATATAACAAAGGATCAAATAATAGATGCTGCCAGGAAGCTACTAGTAGACTTGCTAGTAGAAAACGTTATCTTACCAGGTAAAACAGGCAGCGTACACCCATTCCACAGCTTATACCATGTAGTTAACAAGATGAAAGCACTATACCTGGACGCGTTAACAGTTTATGATGGCTCAAGAGTTTTAGGAGTAGTATCAGCTAATAGATTACTATTTGTAGCATTCGAGGATGCAGTAACAGGTATTAAGAGTAGAAGGCTTATATGGGTTAGGAAACTGGTTCGCGGAGCAGCTAGGAGAGGCAGATACGTGAAGATAACTCCGCTAGTAGCACTAGATGTTATGGTGCCGTATAAGAAATACATATCTCCAAACACATTGTTAACGAGAGCAATTGATCTAATGAAAGAAGCTAATCTAAACGGTATACCTGTTCTAAGCGATGATAGACAAGTAGTAAGCATAATCAGTAAAAACGATATACTTAGAGAACTAGCTCGCAGAGCAAAGAAACTAGTTAAAGTTGAGAAGAAAATTATTGAGAAAAGAGAAGAAAAAGCTAAAACATAA
- a CDS encoding haloacid dehalogenase → MVLEDVVEKVLANDILFIDNVLKKKDEVREEAIRITRDILRYSTEAVRLIHLGKYEEAWRNISRAGELIVGLRELLADHPDLYYSGLIYNSLSEYAESYITYKLIVDKEMPSYKEIGVPYIPYLQGLGDVVGELRRHVLSLLGNGEIGEAMKYLEVMETIYLWLRKLNYPDPLAPGLRHKVDVARRLVDDTKVLLINTRNAYMVSKKIDEALKSKD, encoded by the coding sequence ATGGTTTTGGAGGATGTTGTTGAGAAGGTTTTGGCTAATGATATATTGTTTATTGATAATGTTTTGAAGAAGAAGGATGAGGTTCGTGAGGAAGCTATTAGGATTACGCGTGATATTTTAAGGTATAGTACGGAAGCTGTTAGGCTTATTCATTTGGGGAAGTATGAGGAGGCTTGGAGAAATATTTCTCGGGCGGGAGAACTTATTGTTGGTCTTCGAGAACTCCTAGCCGATCATCCTGATCTCTATTATAGTGGTTTAATATATAATAGTTTAAGCGAGTATGCTGAGTCTTATATAACATATAAGCTCATAGTGGATAAGGAGATGCCTTCATATAAGGAAATAGGTGTTCCATACATTCCCTATCTACAGGGTCTAGGAGATGTTGTTGGAGAGCTTCGGAGACACGTATTATCTCTTCTAGGCAATGGCGAGATAGGAGAAGCTATGAAATACTTAGAGGTTATGGAGACAATATATTTGTGGCTGAGAAAACTAAACTATCCAGACCCCCTAGCCCCTGGGCTGAGACACAAGGTTGACGTAGCTAGGAGACTAGTTGATGATACAAAGGTTCTACTCATAAATACTCGTAACGCATACATGGTTTCCAAAAAGATCGATGAAGCATTGAAGAGTAAAGATTAG
- a CDS encoding bacteriohemerythrin, translated as MSLYDLVVDNIVDIIHNIDLEKLKLLLEQEFIDEYKSNNCAEDLYNDIMKRGNGIFLYSIRDSIFLELLVYNGVITNIGPGKLEINEKEDVKNMLRSLNNPCIITVYRVKQPTYRFINKYLCGIKIMDQLHIEMFGLMDNLILAIIRGDLKNLKNLAEKLYEHTEKKHFKTEEDLMLQTKYNKHYKEDYKIHITWHKDFLKIISEIKKNAEKKDYISLLENLLMIFHTYFDKYLEEADAKLAKYLKSLGNIS; from the coding sequence ATGTCCCTATATGATCTTGTTGTTGATAATATAGTTGATATAATACACAATATTGACCTGGAAAAATTGAAGCTTCTATTAGAACAAGAATTCATTGATGAATATAAATCAAATAATTGTGCCGAAGACCTATATAATGATATTATGAAAAGAGGTAATGGTATATTTCTATATAGCATTAGAGATTCTATTTTTCTAGAATTACTCGTCTATAATGGTGTAATCACCAATATAGGGCCGGGAAAACTGGAGATTAATGAAAAGGAAGATGTTAAAAACATGTTGAGATCACTTAATAATCCATGCATAATAACAGTATACAGAGTAAAACAGCCAACATATAGATTTATCAATAAATACTTGTGCGGAATAAAAATAATGGATCAACTCCATATAGAAATGTTCGGGTTAATGGATAATTTAATACTAGCAATTATTAGAGGAGACCTCAAAAACTTGAAGAATCTCGCCGAGAAACTCTATGAACATACGGAGAAGAAACACTTCAAAACCGAAGAAGACCTCATGCTGCAGACAAAATATAATAAACACTACAAAGAAGACTATAAAATACATATTACGTGGCATAAAGACTTTCTAAAAATAATTAGTGAAATAAAGAAAAACGCCGAGAAAAAAGACTATATAAGCCTACTGGAAAACCTACTAATGATCTTTCATACTTACTTCGATAAATACTTGGAAGAAGCAGACGCAAAACTAGCTAAGTATCTGAAAAGTCTTGGAAACATATCCTAA
- a CDS encoding helix-turn-helix domain-containing protein: MNTGKRLPDYVINAVSKRIAGDILLSDEPGKYIRKWREIYGLGQVDVARLMSVSHSVLSDYERGKRAAGRSFIRKFISALMKHDSARGWIITRRIARLLSIYIEGILDIGEFREPLRLDELVDMVKGILLTSNIEHRPILGYTVLDSVATIQSISANEFVRILGATSDRVVVFTNITRGRSVMVATRVSPIKPSVIVLHGIKKVDPLAIRIGDIENIPLIQSTIDIGEVIKSFRQRSLI, translated from the coding sequence TTGAATACTGGGAAAAGACTGCCTGATTATGTTATTAACGCTGTTTCTAAGAGGATTGCCGGCGATATTCTCCTAAGCGATGAGCCCGGGAAATATATTAGGAAATGGCGTGAAATCTATGGGCTTGGACAAGTAGATGTTGCACGATTAATGAGTGTATCTCATAGTGTTTTAAGCGATTACGAGAGAGGTAAAAGAGCCGCAGGCAGATCATTTATACGCAAATTTATATCAGCACTTATGAAACATGACTCAGCAAGAGGATGGATTATTACTCGGAGAATTGCTAGGTTACTAAGTATCTATATTGAGGGAATACTTGATATAGGCGAGTTCAGAGAACCATTACGACTCGATGAACTAGTAGATATGGTTAAGGGCATCCTCTTAACTTCGAATATTGAGCATAGACCAATACTTGGATACACAGTTCTGGATAGTGTTGCAACTATACAATCAATATCAGCGAACGAGTTTGTGCGAATACTCGGTGCTACCAGTGATCGAGTAGTTGTATTCACAAATATTACGAGAGGTAGATCCGTGATGGTTGCTACAAGAGTTTCACCCATTAAACCAAGCGTCATAGTTCTACATGGGATCAAGAAGGTTGATCCTCTTGCCATAAGGATAGGGGATATAGAGAATATTCCATTAATACAGTCTACGATCGATATTGGTGAGGTAATTAAAAGTTTTAGGCAAAGATCTCTAATATAG
- a CDS encoding glycoside hydrolase family 13 protein has translation MVETQDVKETILAWLNGKMYIIIRREIYGKGRKGRYIVKFTRHWPPNAKNIYLIGEFTSLYPGFVKLRKIGEQGIVYLKLWPGEYGYGFQIDNDFENIYDPDNEEKKCVYTSFFPEYRKCLSKLTIREPSNPLDRIIHIEEPGFIHRFNNEIIIRLIAPREINDPLIDLGKEIREPSTKYVLGNNIVYQYIVPNRSVLRYRFIFNYNDKTLFYGDEGVSTNSSYIVVDTTSIPGVDEPRWYMGTLYYQIFIDSFENGDPKNDPPNKIRRIIPREHGYYGGDLAGIMKHIDHLEDLGVETIYLTPIFPSTSYHRYDTIDYKSIDKYLGSMKDFEKLVRKLHDKKIKIILDITMHHTNPCNKLFVKALREGENSPYWEMFSFLSPLPKEVAELVLKYIGGEECRSRELYRHDYFKNNKPFYEAFFNIWLMAKFNHDNPETVDYFLDITKFWVDKGVDGFRIDVAMGIHYSWIKQYYEYVKNTYPDFLVLGELAENPRIYMNYYDSAMNYYLRKAILELFIYKRIGLNEFISRINSMYAYIPHYKALSLYNMLGSHDVPRIKSIVQNNKLLKLMYVLIFALPGSPVIYYGDEIGLEGGRDPDNRRPMNWDRGSWDLELYEHIKKLIRIHKSCRSIRHGYFSAENWDNNLLLIKRWINDEETIFILNISKQNISIDLGKLGKYRFDIYSGNSIDQHVNNVLLREYGFLILGSKPCNI, from the coding sequence ATGGTGGAAACACAAGATGTAAAAGAAACTATTCTAGCATGGTTGAATGGGAAAATGTACATAATTATTAGGAGAGAAATATATGGTAAGGGGAGAAAGGGAAGATACATAGTTAAGTTTACAAGGCATTGGCCCCCTAATGCTAAAAATATTTATCTAATAGGAGAATTCACAAGCCTATACCCAGGCTTTGTAAAACTTAGAAAGATCGGAGAACAAGGTATTGTATATTTAAAACTATGGCCTGGAGAATATGGTTATGGGTTCCAAATAGATAATGATTTCGAAAACATATATGATCCGGACAATGAAGAGAAAAAATGCGTATACACATCGTTTTTCCCAGAATACCGAAAATGTTTATCAAAGCTAACCATTAGAGAACCAAGCAATCCACTTGATAGAATCATACATATAGAAGAACCTGGATTTATTCATAGATTCAACAATGAAATCATAATTAGACTCATAGCCCCACGTGAAATAAATGATCCACTAATAGATTTAGGAAAAGAAATACGTGAACCATCGACAAAATATGTTTTAGGAAATAATATAGTTTATCAATACATTGTCCCTAATAGAAGTGTTCTACGCTACCGCTTCATCTTTAACTATAATGATAAGACATTATTCTATGGTGATGAAGGAGTTTCAACGAATTCCTCATATATAGTTGTCGATACTACGAGTATTCCAGGAGTAGATGAACCTAGATGGTATATGGGCACATTATATTACCAAATATTTATCGATAGCTTTGAGAACGGAGACCCTAAAAATGATCCTCCCAACAAGATTAGGAGAATTATACCGAGAGAACATGGATATTATGGAGGAGACTTGGCAGGTATTATGAAACATATTGATCACTTGGAGGATCTAGGTGTTGAAACAATATATTTAACACCAATATTTCCCTCCACAAGCTATCACAGATACGATACAATCGATTATAAATCAATAGATAAATATCTAGGCTCAATGAAGGATTTCGAAAAGCTTGTTCGCAAGCTACATGATAAGAAAATAAAGATCATCCTAGACATTACTATGCATCATACTAATCCATGCAATAAATTATTTGTTAAAGCACTGAGGGAGGGAGAGAATTCTCCATACTGGGAAATGTTCAGCTTCCTCTCTCCTCTACCCAAAGAAGTAGCTGAGCTAGTGCTAAAATATATTGGTGGAGAGGAATGTCGTTCAAGGGAACTATATAGGCATGATTATTTCAAAAATAATAAGCCATTTTATGAAGCATTCTTTAATATCTGGTTAATGGCAAAGTTTAACCACGACAATCCAGAAACAGTAGATTACTTTCTAGATATCACTAAATTCTGGGTTGATAAGGGAGTGGATGGTTTTAGAATAGATGTTGCAATGGGTATTCATTATTCATGGATAAAACAATACTATGAATACGTAAAGAATACTTATCCAGACTTTCTAGTTCTAGGAGAGCTGGCTGAGAACCCGCGAATATACATGAATTACTACGATTCGGCAATGAATTATTATTTAAGAAAAGCCATCCTAGAACTATTTATTTATAAGAGAATAGGTTTAAACGAATTTATTTCCAGAATAAACAGTATGTATGCATACATACCCCACTATAAAGCATTATCACTATATAATATGCTTGGATCACATGATGTTCCACGAATAAAATCGATTGTTCAGAACAATAAATTGTTAAAGCTAATGTATGTATTAATCTTTGCATTACCAGGCTCTCCCGTTATCTATTATGGTGATGAAATAGGGTTGGAGGGAGGAAGAGATCCGGATAATCGTAGACCTATGAACTGGGATCGTGGAAGCTGGGATCTGGAATTATACGAGCACATTAAGAAATTAATAAGAATACATAAATCCTGCAGATCAATAAGACATGGTTATTTCTCAGCAGAGAATTGGGACAATAATCTATTACTTATAAAGAGATGGATTAATGATGAAGAAACAATTTTCATACTCAATATTTCTAAGCAAAACATAAGTATTGATCTGGGAAAACTTGGGAAATACCGCTTCGATATCTATAGTGGGAACAGCATAGATCAACATGTAAATAATGTATTGCTTAGAGAATATGGGTTTTTAATTCTCGGCTCCAAACCCTGTAATATATGA
- a CDS encoding chloride channel protein, with the protein MPGLKLIALSLIVSFISSLFIAGFIYALNAYGSVIDETISSNLLLALIAFLSIIAGYLILRVTHAKHAMGAGVENIIYEYHLPFRKLRKTNLVSKFFSTITTIGGGGSGGLQGPSIYFGGYIGGLLSDRLKLSYPERKALMLSGIASSLSYIFQAPLGSLFYAIEIPYRKDLETKYIIPVFSSSIIGYVMSSVIMGKVIYMPQITISLARILEPINIVIYVLLSLFITVLVYVFIYLDRLIEKYKKTMLGTNDLLPVFMLAALVGVTVFIFPQVGGIGYDKFLEIYVEKIYLKTPLLLLVLIILKMIATSATIRSGASAGYFGPSLFIGGLSGLVFYSIIGKHLSSLPPLVYVYAGIAAFYGAASTAPLGISILVTEISGSYTLIFPTILSSFIVRELMGNTVLYKTQRKTRLRASIERIITVAYRANSIDPKILNAGIHDAAHSIPVPLLLGDPTDKAYHIYINSNHTYIPVVDENHTPIGAIDVKKLVSTKDSVITPKIINPIPTIEKSITIKEATRLLSRYNVETLLLKDEKGEYAGIITTENLEKYILSRIWWKHKM; encoded by the coding sequence TTGCCTGGTTTGAAGCTCATAGCTCTATCTCTAATTGTAAGTTTTATTTCCAGTTTATTTATTGCTGGATTTATTTATGCATTGAACGCTTATGGCTCAGTAATAGATGAAACAATATCTTCTAATCTTCTATTAGCACTTATAGCATTCCTCTCTATCATAGCTGGATATCTTATACTACGAGTCACCCATGCAAAACATGCTATGGGTGCTGGTGTTGAAAACATTATATATGAGTATCACTTACCATTCCGTAAATTGAGAAAAACCAATCTTGTCTCAAAGTTTTTCTCAACAATAACAACTATTGGCGGAGGCGGAAGCGGGGGTTTACAAGGACCCTCCATATATTTTGGCGGATATATTGGAGGATTACTTTCTGATCGATTGAAACTAAGTTATCCGGAGAGAAAAGCATTAATGTTGTCTGGAATAGCTTCTTCTCTCTCCTACATCTTCCAAGCTCCTCTCGGATCATTGTTTTACGCTATAGAGATCCCTTATAGAAAGGATTTGGAAACCAAGTATATTATCCCAGTATTTTCCTCGAGTATTATCGGCTATGTTATGTCCTCGGTAATCATGGGGAAAGTAATCTATATGCCACAAATAACTATATCGTTGGCGAGGATTTTAGAACCCATAAACATCGTGATCTATGTATTGTTATCATTGTTTATTACAGTACTAGTCTATGTATTTATTTATCTAGATAGACTTATCGAAAAATATAAGAAGACCATGCTTGGGACTAATGATTTATTACCAGTATTTATGCTAGCTGCACTAGTCGGGGTAACAGTGTTTATTTTCCCACAAGTTGGCGGCATTGGATACGATAAATTCTTAGAGATATATGTAGAGAAAATCTATCTAAAAACACCCCTACTACTACTAGTATTAATAATTTTAAAGATGATTGCAACATCTGCAACAATAAGATCTGGTGCTAGTGCTGGATATTTTGGACCCAGCTTATTCATTGGAGGATTGTCTGGACTAGTATTCTACTCAATTATAGGTAAGCACTTATCATCATTACCCCCACTAGTTTATGTATATGCTGGTATTGCAGCATTCTATGGTGCAGCTTCAACAGCACCATTAGGAATAAGTATATTAGTAACCGAGATCTCCGGCAGCTACACATTGATCTTTCCAACAATTCTATCATCATTCATAGTCCGCGAACTAATGGGAAACACTGTATTATATAAGACACAGAGAAAAACCAGGTTAAGAGCATCCATAGAACGGATAATTACAGTAGCCTACAGAGCTAACTCTATAGATCCAAAAATATTAAATGCAGGAATACATGATGCAGCACACAGTATTCCAGTACCATTACTACTCGGAGACCCAACGGATAAAGCTTATCATATTTATATCAATTCAAATCACACCTATATACCAGTCGTAGATGAAAACCATACACCAATCGGTGCTATCGATGTTAAAAAACTAGTGAGCACAAAAGACTCGGTAATAACACCTAAGATAATAAATCCTATTCCCACAATAGAGAAAAGTATTACGATCAAGGAAGCAACAAGGTTATTATCAAGATATAATGTTGAAACACTGCTCTTAAAAGATGAGAAAGGTGAATATGCAGGAATAATTACTACTGAGAATTTAGAAAAATACATATTATCTAGAATATGGTGGAAACACAAGATGTAA